A single genomic interval of Acidobacteriota bacterium harbors:
- the tkt gene encoding transketolase, with the protein MSEQTTLDQLSINTIRTLAMDGVQKANSGHPGMPMGMAPAAYVVWTRLLRHNPKNPRWANRDRFVLSAGHGSMLLYSLLYLTGYGDYPLDQLKQFRQWGSLTPGHPEVELSTAIETTTGPLGQGFANGVGMAIGANYLAAYFNRDGHELFDYHIYAIVSDGDLMEGVSSEAASLAGHLKLGRLIYLYDDNHISIDGSTNLAFTEDRAKRFEAYGWHVQTVTDANDVTALEAAIKAAQADARPSIICVKSVIGFGSPNKAGTSKAHGEPLGADEIKLTKQNLGWPSEEPFFVPEEALNNFRQCVTRGAQFENDWQAKFDAYAQAHPELAAELNTWLSGELPAGWQDALPVFPADKPMATREASGKALNAFAAKLPMLIGGSADLRPSNNTWIDGSESFQASSPHGRNFHFGVREHAMGSVMNGIARTHPLIPFGGTFMIFYDYMRPPVRLAAMMGLGTIYVYTHDSIGLGEDGPTHQPIEQLAGMRAVPGLTLIRPADANETAVAWRVAIAQRHSPTALALTRQKLPTFDRTKYASAEGLTKGAYVMSDSPTGKLDVILIGTGSEVAVAVEAQDALAQAGIGARVVSLPSWELFDAQPQAYRDEVLPPTVTARVAIETGVSFGWERYVGSGGVVIGMDRFGASAPVQVLMEKFGFTAGNVVAKVKGLLGK; encoded by the coding sequence ATGTCTGAACAAACCACGCTCGACCAACTTTCGATCAATACCATCCGCACACTGGCGATGGATGGCGTCCAAAAAGCCAACTCCGGCCACCCCGGCATGCCGATGGGCATGGCGCCCGCGGCCTATGTCGTGTGGACGCGGCTGTTGCGCCACAACCCGAAAAATCCGCGCTGGGCCAACCGCGACCGCTTCGTGCTTTCGGCCGGGCACGGCTCGATGCTGCTCTATAGCTTGTTGTATCTGACCGGCTATGGAGATTACCCGCTCGATCAGTTGAAGCAGTTTCGCCAATGGGGCAGCCTGACGCCCGGCCATCCCGAAGTCGAACTTTCCACCGCGATTGAAACGACGACCGGCCCACTGGGACAGGGCTTTGCCAATGGTGTGGGCATGGCGATTGGCGCGAATTATCTGGCCGCATATTTCAACCGCGACGGGCACGAGCTATTTGACTATCACATTTACGCCATCGTTTCGGACGGCGATCTGATGGAAGGTGTCTCATCCGAAGCCGCGTCTTTAGCTGGCCATTTGAAACTGGGCCGTCTGATTTACCTTTACGACGACAATCATATTTCGATTGACGGCAGCACGAATCTGGCCTTTACCGAAGACCGCGCCAAACGCTTTGAAGCTTACGGCTGGCACGTGCAAACCGTGACCGACGCCAACGACGTGACCGCGCTCGAAGCCGCCATCAAAGCTGCGCAAGCCGACGCGCGCCCTTCGATCATCTGCGTCAAATCGGTGATTGGGTTCGGCTCGCCCAACAAAGCAGGCACCTCCAAAGCCCACGGCGAACCGCTGGGCGCGGACGAAATCAAGCTGACCAAACAGAACCTCGGTTGGCCTTCCGAAGAGCCGTTCTTTGTGCCGGAAGAAGCCCTCAACAATTTCCGCCAATGCGTCACGCGCGGCGCGCAATTCGAGAACGACTGGCAAGCGAAATTCGATGCTTACGCCCAAGCACACCCCGAACTGGCCGCCGAGTTAAATACCTGGCTGAGCGGCGAATTGCCCGCCGGGTGGCAGGACGCCCTGCCCGTCTTTCCCGCCGACAAACCGATGGCGACGCGCGAGGCGTCCGGCAAAGCACTCAACGCTTTCGCCGCGAAACTGCCGATGTTGATTGGCGGCTCGGCGGATTTGCGTCCCTCCAATAACACCTGGATTGATGGTTCGGAATCGTTTCAAGCCAGCAGCCCGCACGGCCGCAACTTCCATTTCGGCGTGCGCGAACACGCGATGGGTTCGGTGATGAATGGCATCGCGCGGACGCATCCGCTGATTCCTTTCGGCGGCACGTTCATGATCTTTTACGATTACATGCGCCCCCCTGTGCGCTTAGCCGCGATGATGGGCCTGGGCACGATTTACGTTTACACCCACGACAGTATCGGCCTGGGCGAAGACGGCCCCACACATCAACCCATCGAACAACTGGCTGGCATGCGCGCCGTGCCCGGGCTGACGCTGATCCGTCCCGCCGACGCCAACGAAACCGCTGTCGCCTGGCGCGTAGCAATTGCGCAACGACACAGCCCGACAGCGCTGGCCCTAACGCGGCAAAAGCTGCCGACCTTCGACCGCACGAAATACGCTTCAGCAGAAGGACTGACCAAAGGCGCGTATGTGATGAGCGATTCGCCCACCGGCAAGCTGGACGTCATCCTCATCGGCACCGGCTCCGAAGTCGCCGTGGCGGTTGAAGCCCAAGATGCTTTGGCCCAAGCAGGTATCGGCGCGCGCGTCGTCAGCCTGCCCAGTTGGGAATTGTTTGATGCCCAGCCACAGGCCTATCGCGACGAAGTGCTGCCGCCCACCGTGACCGCGCGTGTGGCGATTGAAACAGGCGTTTCATTCGGCTGGGAGCGCTATGTTGGTTCTGGCGGCGTGGTGATTGGGATGGATCGGTTTGGCGCGTCTGCTCCAGTTCAAGTATTGATGGAGAAGTTTGGGTTTACGGCGGGGAATGTCGTGGCGAAGGTGAAAGGGCTGCTTGGAAAGTAG
- a CDS encoding BrnT family toxin: protein MTFEWNDDKAARNAANHQGVTFEEAATVFNDAGVMIEPDYDHSEYEQRFWAIGFSEQGRILLVVFVYRGENVHLISARKATPRERTNYGNQTD, encoded by the coding sequence GTGACCTTTGAGTGGAATGACGACAAGGCAGCGCGCAATGCCGCCAACCATCAGGGCGTGACATTTGAAGAAGCTGCGACGGTGTTTAATGACGCCGGTGTGATGATCGAACCTGATTACGATCATTCAGAATATGAACAACGGTTTTGGGCTATCGGGTTTTCTGAGCAAGGGCGTATTTTGTTAGTGGTATTCGTGTATCGCGGCGAAAACGTTCATCTCATTTCGGCGCGCAAAGCGACTCCGCGTGAAAGGACAAACTATGGAAATCAAACTGATTGA
- the nifS gene encoding cysteine desulfurase NifS translates to MTSKQIYLDNSATTRVDDAVVQAMLPYFSEAFGNASSTHRWGQQAKQAIETARQQVAQLINAQPSEITFLSGGTEADNLAIKGIAAAHAAAGQHIITSQIEHPAVLASCAELEKQGWTVTRLPVYHEGIVRLSDVKAALRDDTVLVTLMHSNNEIGTLQPIADIAALIKERRAAGQRHLYLHTDAVQSIGKAPVDVQALGVDLLALTAHKFHGPKGIGVLYVRKGVRLTSQMHGGHHERDRRAGTESVPLIVGIGKAAELARLNLAERSEQLRGLRDYLEAGLLEKIPDIARNGDAQQRLPHVANFNFDFVEGEGLQISLDLKGIAVSTGSACASGSVEPSHVLVALGLNQDNGRGALRFSLGKDNTKEEVDYVLEILPPLVEKLRQLSPLAKQKQLNAVPG, encoded by the coding sequence ATGACAAGCAAACAAATCTATTTGGATAATAGCGCCACCACGCGCGTGGATGACGCAGTCGTACAGGCGATGCTGCCTTACTTCAGCGAAGCTTTTGGTAATGCTTCAAGCACGCATCGCTGGGGGCAGCAAGCCAAACAAGCCATCGAAACGGCACGCCAGCAGGTCGCCCAACTCATCAACGCACAACCGTCTGAGATCACCTTTCTTTCGGGCGGCACCGAAGCCGACAACCTGGCAATCAAGGGTATCGCCGCCGCGCACGCCGCCGCGGGCCAACACATCATTACGTCGCAAATCGAACATCCGGCCGTGCTGGCTTCGTGCGCGGAACTCGAAAAGCAGGGCTGGACGGTGACGCGTCTGCCGGTTTATCACGAAGGCATCGTGCGGCTCAGCGATGTCAAAGCCGCGTTGCGCGACGACACCGTGCTGGTCACGCTGATGCATTCCAACAACGAGATCGGCACGCTGCAACCCATTGCGGACATCGCGGCGCTAATCAAAGAACGGCGCGCGGCAGGCCAGCGCCACTTATACCTGCACACCGACGCGGTGCAATCCATCGGCAAAGCGCCCGTGGATGTACAGGCGCTCGGCGTGGATTTACTGGCACTGACCGCGCACAAATTTCATGGCCCCAAAGGCATCGGCGTGCTTTATGTGCGCAAAGGCGTGCGGCTCACCAGCCAAATGCACGGCGGGCATCACGAACGCGACCGGCGCGCGGGCACTGAGAGCGTTCCGTTGATTGTCGGTATTGGCAAGGCAGCGGAATTAGCGCGGCTGAATTTAGCCGAACGCAGCGAGCAGTTGCGCGGGCTGCGCGATTATTTGGAAGCGGGCCTGCTCGAAAAAATTCCCGACATCGCGCGCAACGGCGATGCACAACAACGCTTGCCGCACGTCGCCAATTTCAATTTTGATTTTGTCGAAGGCGAAGGCTTGCAGATTTCACTCGACTTGAAAGGCATTGCCGTCTCGACCGGTTCGGCCTGCGCTTCCGGTTCGGTCGAACCATCGCATGTGTTGGTGGCTTTGGGGCTGAATCAGGATAACGGGCGGGGCGCGTTGCGCTTCAGCCTGGGCAAAGACAATACAAAAGAAGAAGTGGATTACGTGTTGGAAATCCTGCCCCCGCTGGTCGAAAAGCTGCGCCAGCTTTCGCCCTTAGCCAAACAAAAACAACTGAACGCGGTGCCAGGCTAG
- a CDS encoding PAS domain S-box protein — translation MIFSRNPTFVTRYAFTIVAVTLATLLRFALDPILELRAPFIIYLPTVVLCAWFGGMGPGLLATVLSAITTWYVFLPPQFSFVVTEPTAPAQLIIFTLAGVFNCWLAESLHRARRKTEASEAREREQRERYRVTLSSIGDAVIATDAHGQVTFMNPVAETLTGWQNTEAAGLPLEKVFHIINEETRQPVENPALRAMQESIIVGLANHTLLIARDGAEIPIDDSGAPIKDAEGKVIGAVLIFRDITERRQVEKERALLVELARMLDSGFDAIIVRDAQDHIMRWNRAAAELYGWTSEEALGQVTHTLFKTVFPKPLPEIVTDLRRNRRWQGELIHTCKDGQLVTVLSCWVLECDAQGQPGSVLETNMDITERKRAEEALRASEARERARAKELEALFATMPTPIWRSDDPDCKHIVGNPVANALLGASAGGNVSRSTPASEAVVYRTLRAGVDVPPEQLPMQRAAHERVLVQDEEYELVLSDGRRVHLLMHAAPLYDSAGKVRGALAGGMDITERKRAEEALRGSEARLAGLINSAMDAVIVVDAAQRILLFNPAAEQMFGCSGGEARGGSLDRFIPARFRDAHRQHIGSFGTTGVTSRRMGALGALSGLRTNGEEFPIEASISHMEADGQKLFTVILRDVTERKRSEDERAQLLVSERAAREQAETASRAKDEFVAMISHEIRSPLNAILGWVQILRTGQLDQAATERALETIERNAQTQAQLIEDLLDTSRIITGKLTLNVRPLELRQIVETALDSIRPAAEAKAIQLRWQLATQDGEVSGDPARLQQIVWNLLSNAVKFTPHRGRIEIGLARADSHLRLTVRDSGAGISPEFLPYVFDRFSQANTSSERKYGGLGLGLAIVRHLVELHGGTVHADSPGDGQGATFTVTLPIRDRQKESTEFKAADASGASIAALAEAIRLDGLRILVVDDEAGSRDLLLTMLEQRGADVRACASAAEVLEVIAQWPPAILVSDIGMPEVDGYALLRKLRALPAAQGGEIPAVALTGYSRSADRTRALAAGFQMHVSKPVEAAELIAVIASLAGRMNIGGL, via the coding sequence ATGATCTTCTCCCGTAATCCTACGTTTGTAACGCGCTATGCCTTTACGATCGTGGCGGTAACGCTCGCCACGCTCTTGCGGTTTGCGCTCGACCCAATCCTTGAACTCAGAGCGCCGTTCATTATTTATTTACCGACGGTTGTCCTGTGTGCGTGGTTTGGCGGGATGGGGCCAGGGCTGCTGGCGACCGTGCTCAGCGCCATCACGACCTGGTACGTCTTTCTTCCGCCGCAATTTTCATTCGTGGTGACAGAGCCGACGGCACCAGCACAATTGATCATTTTTACGCTGGCGGGTGTGTTCAACTGTTGGCTGGCCGAAAGCCTGCATCGGGCGCGCCGGAAAACCGAAGCGAGTGAAGCCCGAGAGCGGGAACAACGCGAACGCTACCGCGTCACCCTCAGCAGCATCGGGGATGCGGTGATTGCCACTGACGCCCACGGCCAGGTGACGTTTATGAACCCGGTGGCGGAAACGTTGACTGGCTGGCAAAACACTGAGGCGGCGGGCCTACCGTTAGAAAAGGTCTTCCACATCATCAACGAAGAAACGCGCCAGCCGGTCGAGAATCCGGCGCTGCGGGCGATGCAGGAAAGCATCATTGTCGGCCTGGCAAATCACACGCTGCTGATCGCACGGGATGGGGCAGAAATCCCAATTGATGACAGCGGCGCGCCCATCAAAGATGCTGAAGGAAAGGTCATTGGCGCAGTGCTGATCTTCCGCGATATAACCGAGCGCCGCCAGGTCGAAAAAGAACGCGCTTTGCTCGTTGAACTGGCCCGGATGCTTGATTCCGGCTTCGATGCCATCATCGTGCGCGACGCGCAAGACCATATCATGCGCTGGAATCGCGCGGCGGCGGAACTCTACGGGTGGACGAGCGAGGAAGCGCTGGGCCAAGTCACGCACACGCTCTTCAAAACCGTCTTTCCCAAACCGCTCCCTGAGATCGTCACCGACTTGCGCCGCAACCGCCGTTGGCAAGGCGAACTGATCCACACGTGCAAGGACGGTCAGCTTGTGACCGTGCTCAGTTGCTGGGTGCTGGAATGCGACGCGCAAGGGCAGCCCGGCTCCGTGCTCGAGACGAACATGGACATCACCGAGCGCAAGCGGGCGGAGGAAGCGTTGCGTGCAAGCGAGGCCCGCGAGCGAGCGCGCGCCAAAGAGTTAGAAGCGCTGTTTGCGACTATGCCAACCCCCATCTGGCGGTCTGACGATCCCGACTGCAAACACATCGTCGGCAACCCTGTGGCCAACGCTCTGCTGGGCGCTTCCGCCGGAGGAAATGTCTCGCGCAGTACCCCAGCCAGCGAGGCGGTCGTTTATCGCACGTTGCGCGCTGGCGTGGATGTTCCACCCGAGCAATTGCCGATGCAGCGGGCGGCGCATGAACGGGTCCTGGTTCAGGATGAAGAGTACGAACTGGTCCTGAGCGATGGGCGGCGCGTTCACCTTCTCATGCACGCCGCTCCGCTTTACGATTCGGCAGGCAAAGTGCGGGGCGCGCTCGCAGGTGGGATGGACATTACGGAGCGCAAACGGGCAGAGGAAGCTTTGCGCGGGAGTGAAGCGCGCTTGGCCGGATTGATCAATTCGGCAATGGATGCCGTCATCGTCGTAGATGCCGCGCAACGCATCCTGTTGTTCAATCCCGCCGCCGAGCAGATGTTTGGCTGCTCAGGCGGTGAAGCGCGTGGTGGCTCGCTCGACCGGTTTATTCCAGCGCGTTTTCGTGACGCCCACCGCCAGCACATCGGGAGCTTCGGCACGACGGGGGTCACCAGCCGCCGCATGGGAGCGCTAGGCGCGTTGAGCGGCTTGCGCACAAACGGCGAAGAGTTTCCCATCGAAGCCTCCATTTCGCACATGGAAGCCGATGGTCAAAAGCTCTTCACCGTAATCCTGCGCGACGTGACCGAGCGTAAGCGTAGTGAAGACGAGCGCGCCCAACTCCTGGTCAGCGAGCGCGCTGCCCGTGAGCAAGCCGAAACGGCCAGCCGCGCCAAAGATGAATTCGTCGCCATGATCTCGCACGAAATTCGCTCGCCGCTCAATGCGATCCTGGGTTGGGTGCAGATATTGCGCACGGGCCAACTTGATCAGGCCGCCACCGAACGCGCGCTCGAAACCATCGAACGCAATGCCCAGACGCAAGCGCAACTTATCGAAGACCTGTTGGACACCTCGCGCATCATCACCGGCAAACTCACGTTGAATGTTCGCCCGCTGGAACTGCGGCAGATCGTCGAGACGGCGCTCGACTCGATTCGTCCGGCGGCGGAAGCCAAAGCGATTCAACTGCGCTGGCAGCTCGCCACCCAGGACGGCGAGGTTTCAGGCGACCCGGCGCGCTTGCAGCAGATTGTCTGGAACCTGCTGTCAAACGCGGTCAAGTTCACCCCCCATCGCGGGCGCATCGAGATCGGCCTGGCGCGTGCCGACAGCCACTTGCGGCTCACTGTGCGCGATTCAGGCGCGGGCATCAGCCCGGAGTTTCTGCCCTATGTCTTCGACCGCTTCAGTCAGGCCAACACCAGCAGCGAACGCAAATATGGCGGACTGGGCCTGGGGCTGGCGATTGTGCGCCACTTGGTGGAATTACACGGCGGAACAGTGCACGCCGATAGTCCGGGCGACGGACAGGGCGCGACCTTTACCGTAACGCTGCCCATCAGAGACCGGCAGAAAGAAAGCACTGAATTCAAAGCGGCAGACGCCAGCGGCGCATCCATCGCGGCCCTCGCTGAGGCGATTCGGCTGGATGGCTTGCGCATTTTGGTGGTGGACGATGAGGCGGGTTCACGCGACTTGTTGTTGACCATGTTGGAGCAGCGCGGCGCGGACGTAAGAGCCTGCGCCTCGGCGGCGGAGGTCTTAGAAGTCATTGCGCAATGGCCGCCGGCAATCCTGGTTTCGGATATTGGGATGCCGGAAGTAGATGGTTACGCCCTCCTCAGAAAGCTGCGGGCGCTGCCAGCCGCGCAAGGCGGCGAAATACCGGCGGTGGCGCTCACCGGTTACAGCCGCAGCGCGGATCGCACCAGGGCGCTGGCGGCTGGCTTCCAAATGCACGTATCCAAGCCGGTCGAGGCCGCCGAGCTAATCGCGGTGATTGCCAGCCTGGCTGGGCGCATGAACATAGGCGGACTCTGA
- a CDS encoding SAM-dependent chlorinase/fluorinase, which yields MITLLTDFGTTDYFVPAVKGVILTLQPSAQLIDLTHDIPAQDIQHAAFTLGACYRNFPPGTIHLAVVDPGVGSARRPLVVAAGQYFFVGPDNGLFSFVYAREPEVRVYHAARPEFHRPQPSATFHGRDVFAPLVAWLARGIHPTSFGPEISDYVRLAIPQPQADADANTISGEIIHIDRFGNCLTNFTESELPLTSALCPPPPMFSIGEHAVTQFGTHFAQAAQPEQLFAYLGSAGYWEVALWCGSAAARGGIVRGAKVKLIW from the coding sequence ATGATTACCCTGCTCACCGATTTCGGCACGACCGATTATTTCGTGCCCGCCGTCAAAGGCGTCATCCTCACGCTTCAGCCAAGCGCCCAACTGATTGACCTGACGCATGACATTCCCGCCCAGGACATTCAGCACGCCGCCTTCACGCTCGGCGCGTGTTACCGCAACTTTCCGCCCGGCACGATTCACCTCGCTGTGGTTGACCCCGGCGTAGGCTCCGCCCGTCGTCCCCTCGTCGTCGCAGCCGGACAGTATTTTTTTGTCGGCCCCGACAACGGGCTTTTCAGTTTTGTCTACGCCCGCGAACCGGAAGTGCGCGTCTATCACGCCGCTCGTCCCGAATTTCACCGCCCGCAACCGAGCGCCACCTTTCACGGACGCGACGTCTTTGCCCCGCTGGTCGCCTGGCTCGCGCGCGGCATTCATCCCACTTCGTTCGGGCCGGAGATCAGCGATTACGTCCGCCTTGCCATTCCGCAACCACAAGCCGACGCGGACGCCAACACGATTAGTGGCGAGATCATCCACATTGACCGCTTCGGCAACTGCCTCACGAACTTCACTGAAAGCGAATTGCCGCTCACTTCCGCACTCTGCCCGCCGCCGCCTATGTTTAGCATCGGCGAGCACGCGGTCACCCAATTCGGCACGCACTTCGCGCAAGCCGCGCAGCCGGAGCAACTGTTCGCGTATTTGGGCAGTGCGGGGTATTGGGAAGTGGCGTTGTGGTGCGGGTCAGCGGCAGCGAGAGGTGGGATTGTACGGGGGGCGAAGGTGAAACTGATTTGGTGA
- a CDS encoding type II toxin-antitoxin system VapC family toxin — translation MAKVYIETSMVSYLVARRSRDLIVAARQQLANDWWDNEREKYDLFISEVVLQEARLGDPGEIAKRMQALAGLSLLKVTNEAHALADELLKRGALPVKAQRDALHIAVATANGIDYLLSWNCKHIANAHVRRMVERIFRATGYEPSVICTPEELGEIL, via the coding sequence ATGGCAAAAGTCTACATTGAAACCAGCATGGTCAGCTACCTGGTCGCACGCCGCAGCCGTGATTTGATTGTGGCCGCGCGGCAACAATTGGCCAATGACTGGTGGGACAATGAACGGGAAAAATATGACCTGTTTATTTCAGAAGTCGTGTTGCAAGAAGCGCGCTTAGGTGATCCTGGCGAGATTGCCAAACGGATGCAGGCACTGGCCGGACTGTCCTTGCTGAAAGTGACGAATGAAGCGCACGCGCTGGCGGATGAGCTACTTAAACGCGGAGCCTTGCCGGTGAAAGCGCAACGTGACGCCTTGCATATTGCCGTAGCAACGGCCAACGGGATTGATTATTTGCTATCTTGGAATTGCAAACACATCGCCAATGCGCACGTGCGGCGTATGGTTGAGCGCATCTTTCGCGCTACTGGCTATGAGCCGTCAGTCATCTGCACACCTGAAGAATTAGGAGAAATACTATGA
- the uvrB gene encoding excinuclease ABC subunit UvrB: MTQLFKLHSDYQPEGDQPAAIEALVNGLNAGEKHQTLLGITGSGKTFTIAQVINRVQRPTLVMAHNKTLAAQLFQEFKTFFPENAVEYFVSYYDYYQPEAYVPSSDIYIEKEATVNEEIDRLRLSATRSVFERRDVIIVASVSAIYGIGDPNTYFGMTLFVEPGQKIKRDEIIKKLVELLYERNDIEFGRGTFRVRGDVIEVYPSYEDKALRIELWGDEVDAVSLIDPLLGEVLQKFEGGIAIYPKTHYVTTRPTVKRAVQTIKAELEAWEPKLIEQNKLIEAQRLHQRVMYDLEMFNELGYCRGVENYSRHLTGKAVGEPPPTLYDYLPADTLVVIDESHQSIPQIRGMYNGDRSRKTTLVDYGFRLPSALDNRPLKFEEWDQRATQRIYVSATPGPYELQQTQGEFIEQVIRPTGLLDPEVEIRPVRGQIDDLLEEVRVRVERNERVLVTTLTKKMSEDLTDYYGDLGIKVRYLHSEVETLERIKILRDLRRGEFDVLVGINLLREGLDLPEVSLVAILDADKEGFLRSESSLIQTMGRAARNARGKAILYADKMTDSMRRAIGETERRRAKQIAYNTAHGITPQSIIKPIEATLVTAYEADYFKVPLNLDAYDDYSREKIKETLMQLEYEMREAAKQFKFEQAAELRDKIKYLRERELAVA, encoded by the coding sequence ATGACCCAACTCTTCAAACTCCATTCCGACTACCAACCCGAAGGCGATCAACCAGCGGCGATTGAAGCCCTGGTCAACGGCCTCAACGCGGGCGAAAAGCACCAAACACTGCTCGGCATCACGGGCAGTGGCAAGACCTTCACCATCGCGCAGGTCATCAACCGCGTCCAACGCCCGACGCTGGTGATGGCGCACAATAAGACGCTGGCCGCGCAACTCTTTCAGGAATTCAAAACCTTCTTTCCCGAAAATGCCGTCGAGTATTTCGTGAGCTACTACGACTACTACCAGCCCGAAGCTTATGTGCCGTCGAGCGATATTTACATCGAAAAAGAAGCGACGGTCAACGAAGAGATTGACCGGCTGCGACTGAGCGCGACGCGCTCGGTGTTTGAGCGCCGCGATGTCATCATCGTCGCCTCGGTCTCGGCCATTTACGGCATCGGCGATCCGAACACCTACTTCGGCATGACGCTGTTTGTCGAACCGGGGCAGAAGATCAAACGCGACGAGATCATCAAGAAACTGGTCGAACTGCTTTACGAACGCAACGACATCGAATTCGGACGCGGCACCTTTCGCGTGCGCGGCGACGTGATCGAGGTCTATCCCAGTTATGAAGACAAAGCCCTGCGCATCGAATTGTGGGGCGACGAGGTGGATGCGGTTTCGTTGATTGATCCGCTGCTCGGCGAAGTGCTGCAAAAATTCGAAGGCGGCATCGCGATCTATCCCAAAACGCATTACGTCACCACGCGCCCGACCGTCAAACGCGCCGTGCAAACCATCAAGGCCGAGTTGGAAGCGTGGGAGCCAAAGCTGATCGAACAAAACAAACTGATCGAAGCGCAACGGCTGCACCAGCGCGTGATGTACGATCTCGAAATGTTCAACGAACTCGGCTATTGCCGCGGCGTCGAAAACTATTCGCGCCACCTCACCGGCAAAGCCGTCGGTGAACCGCCGCCCACGCTTTACGATTACCTGCCCGCCGACACGCTGGTCGTGATTGACGAAAGCCACCAATCTATCCCGCAAATTCGCGGCATGTATAACGGCGACCGGTCACGCAAAACCACGCTGGTGGATTACGGCTTCCGCCTGCCGTCGGCCCTAGACAACCGTCCGCTGAAATTTGAAGAGTGGGACCAGCGCGCCACCCAACGCATCTACGTCTCGGCCACGCCCGGCCCTTACGAATTACAACAGACGCAAGGCGAATTCATCGAACAGGTCATCCGCCCCACCGGCCTGCTCGACCCCGAAGTCGAAATCCGCCCCGTGCGCGGCCAGATTGACGATTTGCTGGAAGAAGTCCGCGTGCGCGTCGAACGTAATGAACGCGTGCTGGTCACGACGCTGACCAAAAAGATGTCCGAAGACCTGACCGATTATTACGGCGACCTCGGCATCAAGGTGCGCTACCTGCACAGCGAAGTCGAAACGCTCGAACGCATCAAAATCCTGCGCGATTTGCGGCGCGGCGAATTCGACGTGCTGGTCGGCATCAACCTGCTGCGCGAGGGTTTGGATTTGCCCGAAGTCTCGCTCGTCGCCATCCTGGACGCTGACAAGGAAGGCTTCTTGCGCAGCGAATCGTCATTGATTCAAACCATGGGCCGCGCCGCCCGCAACGCGCGCGGCAAGGCGATTCTGTATGCCGACAAAATGACCGATTCCATGCGCCGCGCCATCGGCGAAACCGAACGCCGCCGCGCCAAACAGATCGCCTATAACACCGCGCACGGCATCACCCCGCAATCCATCATCAAACCCATCGAAGCCACGCTGGTCACGGCCTACGAAGCCGACTACTTCAAAGTGCCGCTGAATCTGGACGCCTACGACGATTACAGCCGGGAGAAAATCAAGGAGACGCTGATGCAGCTTGAATACGAAATGCGCGAGGCGGCCAAGCAATTCAAGTTCGAACAGGCGGCGGAGTTGCGCGACAAGATCAAGTATTTGCGGGAGCGGGAGCTTGCAGTAGCATAG